The segment CTAAGTCGCTCATAAACTTCGCTAGGAAACTACCTGCGTTACCAAAACCTTGAATAACAACACGTGCCCCTTTAATATCGATATTGCGTTTTTTAGCAGCTTCTCCAATAACAATCGTTACCCCTTCAGCTGTTGCACGGTCACGTCCTTGTGAACCACCTAGCACAATTGGCTTACCTGTAATGAACCCTGGTGAGTTAAAGTCATCCATTTGGCTATACTCATCCATCATCCATGCCATAATTTGCGCGTTCGTAAATACATCTGGTGCCGGAATATCCTTTGTAGGTCCTACAACCGATTTTGTAGCACGAACATAACCACGACTTAAACGTTCAAGCTCACCCATCGACATTTCTCTCGGGTCACAAACAACGCCACCTTTACCACCGCCGTATGGAAGGTCTACGATACCAGCCTTGAGTGTCATCCACATTGATAGCGCTTTCATTTCCTCTTCGGTAACCATCGGATGGAAACGCACCCCGCCCTTTGTCGGTCCTACTGCATCATTATGTTGAGCACGGTACCCAGTGAATACTTTTGTCGTACCATCATCCATTTTTACAGGAATACGAACCGTAAGCATACGAATTGGTTCTTTTAATAATTCGTACATTGCTTCATCATAACCAAGCTTATTTAATGCTTCATGAATTACTTCTTGAGTTGATGTGAACAGGTTTAAATTTTCAGCCATTGTTATTCGCCTCTTTAAAATTTAATGTTTTAGTGTCTTTCCGCCAACATTGTAACACACTTCTACCCGACTTTGTTATATTTTCTGTCACATTTTGAACACTTTTATTGTTAAGTAACTATTTTTATTGATAAATCGCCATTTTCCAGCATTAAAATAAATATTCCAATTGAAACGCCACATAAAAAAGACATCGATTTATTTCCCATCGATGTCTCTTCCATTAATTAGTGTCCTGATTGTTCGATCCAATCTTGTAATTTGTCTTTTAGTAATTTAAAACCATCTGCATCCACTTCATCAACACGATCTTGCAATGACTTTCGGGGGTGTATATCTTTTTTACGGTAATGAGGCACGACCTGTAATTCACGAATGGAAAGACTAATTTTTCTTTGCTCCTCGTCGACTTCTAACACTTTCACCTCAATATCATCACCGACTGCTAAGTGCTCCGCAACATCTTTTACAAAACCATACGTTATTTCGGATATGTGAACAAGTCCTTGCGTTTGTTCATCGAGCGAAACAAAAGCACCGTATGGTTGAATCCCTGTTACTGTACCGGTTAATACGTCACCCACTTCGATTTTTTTCGCCATACTTTGTTCCTACCTTCTCTTCTTATATACGTAATTTTCATGTTAAATTATAACATATGAAAACGGCAGGAACAAAGAAACGCTTTAAACTAGCCATTATAGCTACCAAATAGAATATTAGGCGACGTCAAACCTTACATACGGTTCATTTGATTCGTATTTTTAAAAGCATCCATACATTTTTTATTTTAGAAAACATAGCACATAGAAGTAAGATACTTTATCGATTTAGCTGAAATAAGTTAAATAATACACTTCGCTTCAAATTTTACCGCAATCAACTTATATGCTATGGCGACACAGTTTTCAAATGGAATCCACTGCTCAAATGAATGTTCGTATACGATTTGAATCACTTTCGCAAGCTCTGATGGATCATCAATCCCTTGTAAAGCTGCCACTACATCGGCCGCTTCTGTATCATAGCTTTCAGCACCAAATTTAAAAGGATCCCACTCTTGTAACAATTGAACCGACTTACGATTCATTTCGATATTTTCCATTTTTGCACACCCTACTACTCTTTTTAATAGTTAGTATGATAACATAAGTTAGAAAAGATCAAAAAGAAAAGAGGTTAATTATGTCGAAGTTTAGCAAAATTCACGAACGTAGAAATTCAAATTCCATTAAATGGGATAATATGAGCGAAATTTATAACATCTCAGATACATCTTCTATACTACCAATGTGGATTGCTGATATGGATTTTCCTGCACCACCTGCTTTAGCAGATGCGATCAATGAACGACTGAAACACCCTGTTTTTGGATATACTTTTCCAAATGATGAAGTAAAAAAAGCGATTACAGATTGGTATGAAGTGCGTCATCAATGGAAAATTGACCCTTCAACGATTCTTTTTCAACAAGGTGTCGTACCTGCTATCGCAACAATTATTGAAACATTCACAAAAGTCGGAGATAAAATCGGGATGTCGACTCCAGCATACCCTCCATTTTTTAATGTACCAATCGCACAACAACGTGAAATTGTGACAGCTGATTTAACAGAAAAAGATGGATCCTATACATTTGATTTTAATGTACTTGGAGAGCTTTTCCAATCCGGCATAAAATTATATATTTTATGTAATCCTCATAATCCTGCGGGTATTGTATGGAGCCATGATGATTTGGAAAAATTAATCCAACTGTGTATTCAATATGATGTCTATTTATTAGCGGATGAAATTCATGCTGATATTTTAATTACAAAAAACTATACACCTGCCCTTACAGTAAATGGTGCGGAACAAGCAAAAATTATATCTTGTATTGCCCCGACGAAAACATTTAACATTGCCGGTATTCATGCAGCGATGATTGTCGCACCGAACGAAGAGTTATTTAATGCGCTTAACTTAACCGGACAAGCACACGGACAGCTGTCACTTAATATTTTTGCTTGTGCTGCTGTTAAAGCCGTGTATACAGAAGGTGCACAATGGTTAGATGAGCTACTTTCATATTTAAAAGTAAATATGCAATATGTTTCGGATGAGTTAAATGCAATGGACGGAATACGTGTCGTAATTCCAGAAGCTACATATTTAATGTGGATTGACTATCGTGGAACTGGGTTATCAGAGCAGGACATGATGCAACTGTTGTTATCAAAAGGACAACTTGCACTGGATCCAGGTACAAAATATGGGGAAGCAGGAAGAGGCTTCTTACGTATTAATGTCGCATGTCCACTTGATACATTAAAAGATGGCATAGCACGATTTAAGCACGCATTACAATCACAATAATATATTTTCAAAAGCAGTCTCACTGGCTGCTTTTATTTTTTTAGTTTCTTCCAAATTTTATTTAATAGGTGTTAACTTTTATGAAAAACTTATCTTTAAGATTGAAAATGTTTCTTTTTTCATTTGTCATCGCCCTTTTCTCCATTATTACGAGTAGTACGATGATGATTCATAATATTTCAGATGCATTCGAACAAGAATATGGCGCTCGTGCTATGGCAATCGCGCGTTCAGTTGCTCAACTCTCGGATATTCAGCACACTGTCGGAACGGAAGAAGGCTTTGAAGTCATTCAACCTATTGTGGAGCGGATACGGCTAGCAACAGATGTCGATTATATTGTTGTTTTTGATATGGATAATATTCGTTATACACATCCATCCGAGTCTAAAATTGGTACCACTTTTGAAGGAAGCAAGCAATCCGAGGCAATAGCTCAAAATGAATCGATTTCAAAAGCATTTGGTGTGCAAGGCTTCTCAATTCGCGCATTTGTTCCGATTCTTAACGAAGATGCAACAAAACAAGTTGGTGTGATTAACGTCGGAATTATTTCCCCAAAGTGGTATCAACTAATTTCCGCTTACCAATACGACTTTTTAATTGCGCTATTATCCGGAATTTTTATTGCTCTAATGGGATCTATCCTTGTTGCCAATCATTTAAAAAGACAAACCTTGAACTTAGAGCCCTATGAAATTGCTCGAATCGTACAAGAAAGATCGAGTATTATGCAGGCAATGGATGTTGGATTATTAGCAGTAGATGAAAAAGGAAATATTACATTCATTAATCATTTAGCTCGAAAATATTTACACTTTTTTGATGAAACAGCTAATTTAAATGATATTTTTGATTATAATTGGATATCAGAAGAGCTCGCAGGTACGAATGAACATTACCATCCGCTACTATTATTCGATCAAATGTACTTAATCCGAACTTTCCCAATTCTTGTTGCCAGTCGAAATGTAGGCTATGTAATTATGATGACCAACCGGAAAGAGGCTCATATTTTAGCAGAAGAATTAACGGGGATTCGGACACTTGTCGATTCATTACGTGCACAACAGCACGAATATATGAACCGTTTACATAGCATTGCCGGTTTAATTCAACTTGAGCGCAATGAAGAGGCGCTCAGTTTAATCATTAGTGAAATTTCTGATGAGGAAGAATTATTACAGAAATTACGCGACCATATTTTGGATTATTCAGTTCAAGGTTTGTTGCTCGGAAAATCTGCACGCGCAAAAGAATTAGCCATTACTTTTATATTAGATGAAGATTCCTACTTAGAAGATTTTATGCCTGGTTTCTCAAGTGGCGATTTAGTAACAATTCTCGGGAACTTAATTGATAATGCAATGGAAGCTTGTTTAACGAAGGAAGAAAGAGATGTTAGTTTATTATTACAAGGAACTCGCGATTCTCTTTATATAGAAGTGCAAGATAACGGTGTTGGTATCGATGATAGTCCCAATCGCATATTGGAATATGGCTTTACAACAAAAAATTCAGAAGGACATGGGATCGGGTTAGCTCTTGTCAAACAATTAATTGACTCAAATAAGGGGACGATTGAAATTTCTTCGATTCTTCATATTGGTACT is part of the Solibacillus sp. FSL K6-1523 genome and harbors:
- a CDS encoding Glu/Leu/Phe/Val family dehydrogenase, giving the protein MAENLNLFTSTQEVIHEALNKLGYDEAMYELLKEPIRMLTVRIPVKMDDGTTKVFTGYRAQHNDAVGPTKGGVRFHPMVTEEEMKALSMWMTLKAGIVDLPYGGGKGGVVCDPREMSMGELERLSRGYVRATKSVVGPTKDIPAPDVFTNAQIMAWMMDEYSQMDDFNSPGFITGKPIVLGGSQGRDRATAEGVTIVIGEAAKKRNIDIKGARVVIQGFGNAGSFLAKFMSDLGAKVIGISDAHGALHDPNGLDIDYLLDRRDSFGTVTTLFENTISNTELLELDCDILVPAAIENQITADNAHKIKANIVVEAANGPTTAEATKILTERGILLVPDVLASAGGVTVSYFEWVQNNQGYYWTEEEVREKLYAKMIAAFDNIYTTAQNRNIDMRLAAYMVGVRRTAEASRFRGWV
- the yugI gene encoding S1 domain-containing post-transcriptional regulator GSP13; translation: MAKKIEVGDVLTGTVTGIQPYGAFVSLDEQTQGLVHISEITYGFVKDVAEHLAVGDDIEVKVLEVDEEQRKISLSIRELQVVPHYRKKDIHPRKSLQDRVDEVDADGFKLLKDKLQDWIEQSGH
- a CDS encoding DUF1871 family protein; translation: MENIEMNRKSVQLLQEWDPFKFGAESYDTEAADVVAALQGIDDPSELAKVIQIVYEHSFEQWIPFENCVAIAYKLIAVKFEAKCII
- a CDS encoding MalY/PatB family protein, which produces MSKFSKIHERRNSNSIKWDNMSEIYNISDTSSILPMWIADMDFPAPPALADAINERLKHPVFGYTFPNDEVKKAITDWYEVRHQWKIDPSTILFQQGVVPAIATIIETFTKVGDKIGMSTPAYPPFFNVPIAQQREIVTADLTEKDGSYTFDFNVLGELFQSGIKLYILCNPHNPAGIVWSHDDLEKLIQLCIQYDVYLLADEIHADILITKNYTPALTVNGAEQAKIISCIAPTKTFNIAGIHAAMIVAPNEELFNALNLTGQAHGQLSLNIFACAAVKAVYTEGAQWLDELLSYLKVNMQYVSDELNAMDGIRVVIPEATYLMWIDYRGTGLSEQDMMQLLLSKGQLALDPGTKYGEAGRGFLRINVACPLDTLKDGIARFKHALQSQ
- a CDS encoding sensor histidine kinase, producing the protein MKNLSLRLKMFLFSFVIALFSIITSSTMMIHNISDAFEQEYGARAMAIARSVAQLSDIQHTVGTEEGFEVIQPIVERIRLATDVDYIVVFDMDNIRYTHPSESKIGTTFEGSKQSEAIAQNESISKAFGVQGFSIRAFVPILNEDATKQVGVINVGIISPKWYQLISAYQYDFLIALLSGIFIALMGSILVANHLKRQTLNLEPYEIARIVQERSSIMQAMDVGLLAVDEKGNITFINHLARKYLHFFDETANLNDIFDYNWISEELAGTNEHYHPLLLFDQMYLIRTFPILVASRNVGYVIMMTNRKEAHILAEELTGIRTLVDSLRAQQHEYMNRLHSIAGLIQLERNEEALSLIISEISDEEELLQKLRDHILDYSVQGLLLGKSARAKELAITFILDEDSYLEDFMPGFSSGDLVTILGNLIDNAMEACLTKEERDVSLLLQGTRDSLYIEVQDNGVGIDDSPNRILEYGFTTKNSEGHGIGLALVKQLIDSNKGTIEISSILHIGTTVIVQAGEDKS